The nucleotide window AGCAATCTTTTCTTAGCTGCACCCTGAACGTCAGGCCTCATGGGAAAACCAGTATTGTCAGAACCGCCCCTAATTAGAAGTTTTAACGTAATATTAGAGAACGACAATGTGATGTTATCTCCTATTTTAAGCCCAACAGCACTGAGCTTGCTCTGATCTACGTTTAGCTGAAAAGATTTCGTCCTATATGCAGACGCCTCGAACTCTTCGGCCCCGAACTTCTCCGCTAAGCCCTTGCTAGCGTGGATTTCACCCAAAGGCACATCTGCAGATTCCTTCGCAACAAAATGAACTTTCAATTTTATCTTCTTATCGCCCTCCTGTTTCTCCTTTTCTACAGTAATGAACTCCCCAGCCCCAAGGCTCTCTTTAGTCTTTGGGTTGACTAAACAAATGGGTAACGCTTTACCTTCCTTCTCTCCTTCCTCTTGCTGGACTGTTTCTACTAATTTGACCTTCACCTTGACTACATTTGTCGTCTTCGTTGCAGGATCCGATACAACGATTTTGAAGTCAGCCAATCCTCTTCCCCTTTTCACAATGCTATACTGACACTAGTATATAAACTCAGGGTTAATACCATTAATATGAAAGTTGGAATACTACTTGTCCTACATGGGAGCAGGGTAAATGAGTGGAAAGAGGTAGCTGTAAAGTATAAAGAGCTACTTAACTCATATTTCGAATTGGTAGAATATGGTTTCATAGAATTCAATCAGCCGACGTTAAGAGAAGCGACAGAAAATCTAGTATCAGCAGGGGCCTCGCATATAGTAGCAGTTCCTCTTCTCTTCGCAGCTGGAGCTCACTTTTACAGGGACATTCCTAGACTAATAGGGGTAAATGAAAATGGAGAGGTTGTAATAAATGAGAAAAAAGTTAGCATCTCGATTGCTAGGCCCATAGGTGTAGATAAAAGGGTTGCAGAGATACTAAAGGAGAGGGTAGAACAAATAATTGAAGGCCCTAGGCAGATTTGACGGTTTATGCGAACCTAAAAATCCAGGTGGGATAGCAACTTACGGATTCGTAATTTACCTGGACAATGAGGTCATTGAAGGTTTTGGGCTTGCTGAAGAACCTTGGAGTGAGAACTCCACGAATAATGTTGCCGAATATGTCGCAATAATTTGTCTCCTACGAAAATTACTATCCATTGGAGTTGATGAAGTTATAGTAGAAGGGGACAGTCAACTGGTTATTAAACAGTTGACAGGAGAGTATAGTGTAAAATCGGAGAGAGTTAAACCTTTATATAGTATTGCTCTTAGCTTGATAAAGAAATTCAAAAAGATAGAACTACGCTGGATTCCTCGGGATAAAAACAAGGACGCTGATAGGCTCTCCAGGATAGCATATGAGATGGTAAAAAAGGGGGAAATCAAGAAAGTCGGATGTCGTGACACTCTGTAACAAACACACAAAAATAAACAATTTACGAAATAATTTACAAAATAAAATAAGAACTATTTTTATAATAAGATACTAAAAATATTTTAATCGGCTAGGTACTAGCGCTTACTAAAAGTTCCGCCTTTGCTGGATCATACGCCCAGTTTTCGGGCAATATATTGGCTTTCTTATAATAGTATGCTAACCTTCTTATCTTCGATTCTATCTCCTCTAACCCCTTCTTTGCAGTTTTGTCAGCGGGATATTCATTTAAGTGCCTCCTTACGTTAACAGCTCTTCTAATTAGATTAAACAGATCTTCAGGAATTTCTGGCGTCAATCCCTTTTCCCTTAGATACTGGTTCACCTTCTTCCCTACTATCTGCTTGGCTAACGGAACTCCGTATTGGTCCCTTAACACAATACCAATCATAGATGGGGTGTAACCCTTCTTAGCTAATTCCATTATTAGCATTTCAACCTCTTCTCTAGAGAATCTAACCCACTTCGGTGACCCTGCCCTCGCAGGTCTAGTGGAATGAGAAGCGCCGTTGGCTCGTCTTTTATTCAAAGTATCACCCTAAACTTCCTCATTTAGATAGTGCTCCTGTCTTTTTAAGTTCTTCCCTTACCATCTCTACGCCCTTGACCATTGAAACCATCTTAGAAAACGCTATGCTCCTTGGCAATAGCTTCAAACCACAATCTGGGTTTATCCATATCTTCTCCATTGGGAAGTATTCCATTAGTCTCTTAATGTCCTTGTAAACCTCTTCTTCCGTCTCAACGTTTCTATTGTGAACGTCTATAACGCCTGCTCCAATCTCTTTTTCATAGCCAATCTCTTTAAAGAGTTTTAAGGGTTTATAATTATAAATTTTCAATGCAAAATTTATTTGGTCAACCTTGAACTCATTCAGATATGGTGCTATAATTTTGTAATCTCCATAGCATATGTGTATCATAAGCTTGGCGTTTATTCCCTTTACTGACTCGTTTACTGCCTCAACAGCCCACTCCACTTCCTCTGGCGTAGAGTGAATTGCGGGTTCGTCCACTTGTATTATTTGCGCCCCAGCACTTACCAAATTTCTTATCTCAGAATTTATGGCCTTGGCCAAATCAAAAACCATTTCCTTTCTGTCCCTATAGTATTCGTTATACGACCAATAGGCCATGGTATAAGGTCCCGTAATGGTCACCTTAAAGTATGGAGTGTAAGATATGTTCTTTGTGAACTGGACCTCATCGACAAGCATAGGTTGCCCATATTCCACCTTAGACACAATAGACGGTTTCCTGTAGTAAGCAGTTCCCCAAACCCTTACAGGCCCATAAAACTTGAAACCCTTCATCCTCTCTGCAAAGAACTCAACCATCTCGTCCCTTCTAACTTCCCCGTCTGTAGGAACGTCTATACCTGCTATCTGATGATCTCTCATGACTGCTACTGCAGCGTCATTAAAGGCTTCCTGAAGCTCATCTTTCGCAATTCTTCCATTTTTATGTAGTGAGATTGCCTCCCTGAGCCACTTTGGTCTTGGATAGCTTCCTATTACAGTGGTTGGAAGAGCGGGTAAATTCATTTATTTTCACCTACCTTCTTTAATAGTTTCAGCTTCCTTACAGCTATAATCTCAGGTATAAAGTCCATTGGTGCAGCATTTCCTATATATACTTCTTTGGCTCCTTTCTGGTATCCTTTTCCTACAATTCGTCTTATCGTACTTACTTTTTCCAATTTAGTGTTCCTTGTGTTTAATACTCCAAAGAAAACATTTTTGCCTTCTATTCTTCTGTAAACTTGCGCAATACTACCAAGGTTTTCTATTACATCAAACCCGTAAATGTCAACAGGCAGCCCCAGGAAAAGATTCAATCTAGAGCTGATTATGTTAAAGTACGAGATTAGGTGTCTCTCCATATTGACCCCAGCTAACATCTCAGCATAAGCATCTGTGAGCCTAGATAGGATAGCTCCCTTAATCCCTTTCTCGAA belongs to Metallosphaera tengchongensis and includes:
- a CDS encoding S6e family ribosomal protein; amino-acid sequence: MADFKIVVSDPATKTTNVVKVKVKLVETVQQEEGEKEGKALPICLVNPKTKESLGAGEFITVEKEKQEGDKKIKLKVHFVAKESADVPLGEIHASKGLAEKFGAEEFEASAYRTKSFQLNVDQSKLSAVGLKIGDNITLSFSNITLKLLIRGGSDNTGFPMRPDVQGAAKKRLLLVGPPGYVPEEKGERARKVVRGNIVSPEIIQINCVIVR
- a CDS encoding CbiX/SirB N-terminal domain-containing protein, which codes for MKVGILLVLHGSRVNEWKEVAVKYKELLNSYFELVEYGFIEFNQPTLREATENLVSAGASHIVAVPLLFAAGAHFYRDIPRLIGVNENGEVVINEKKVSISIARPIGVDKRVAEILKERVEQIIEGPRQI
- the rnhA gene encoding ribonuclease HI, which gives rise to MKALGRFDGLCEPKNPGGIATYGFVIYLDNEVIEGFGLAEEPWSENSTNNVAEYVAIICLLRKLLSIGVDEVIVEGDSQLVIKQLTGEYSVKSERVKPLYSIALSLIKKFKKIELRWIPRDKNKDADRLSRIAYEMVKKGEIKKVGCRDTL
- a CDS encoding 30S ribosomal protein S15, with translation MNKRRANGASHSTRPARAGSPKWVRFSREEVEMLIMELAKKGYTPSMIGIVLRDQYGVPLAKQIVGKKVNQYLREKGLTPEIPEDLFNLIRRAVNVRRHLNEYPADKTAKKGLEEIESKIRRLAYYYKKANILPENWAYDPAKAELLVSAST
- a CDS encoding methionine synthase — its product is MNLPALPTTVIGSYPRPKWLREAISLHKNGRIAKDELQEAFNDAAVAVMRDHQIAGIDVPTDGEVRRDEMVEFFAERMKGFKFYGPVRVWGTAYYRKPSIVSKVEYGQPMLVDEVQFTKNISYTPYFKVTITGPYTMAYWSYNEYYRDRKEMVFDLAKAINSEIRNLVSAGAQIIQVDEPAIHSTPEEVEWAVEAVNESVKGINAKLMIHICYGDYKIIAPYLNEFKVDQINFALKIYNYKPLKLFKEIGYEKEIGAGVIDVHNRNVETEEEVYKDIKRLMEYFPMEKIWINPDCGLKLLPRSIAFSKMVSMVKGVEMVREELKKTGALSK